From Streptomyces sp. NBC_01551:
CTTGGGCGAGCACCCCCAGGAGGAGGCCGAGGCCGACATCACCCTGCGCGCCGCGGCCGTCGGCCGGCCCATCGAGGACGTGGCCCTGCTGGTCAGCATCCTCGGCACCGAGGAACCCGACAGATCCGACGGGGCCGACGGGGCCGACGCGGCCGAGGGGAACGCACCCGGACGCCCCGTCAGGGCGGCGGGCCCGCACGAGGATCCGCCCGAGGGCGCGGCCCCCGCCGGCCTCGCCGTCCCCGCCGTCCCCGCCTTCCCCGGCGGCGCCGGGGGCCCGCGGCCCCGGCCATCCCTGCGGTCCCGGCCCGGCCGGCCGCCGCGCCGGTCGCGCCCGCGCACCCGCCCGGATCCCGCGCGCTGCGCCACGTACTGCGCTGGCCGGTGGCGGCCGCGCTGCTGCTCTGCGGGGTCCTGCACCTGCCCGCCGACGCGGCCGCCCTCCCGCGGATGGGCCCGGGCGACTACCTGCCGCTCGTCGTCGCCGGACTGTGCCTCGGGCTCGGGGCGCTGCTGGTGGTACGGGACACCCCGGTGGTGTGGCGCTCGGCGGCCGTGGCCGCACTCGGCGTCGTCACCCTGCACGTGCTGGGCGGTGTGACCCTCTTCGACCCCCTGGAGGGGGCGGTCGGCGGCCCGTACGCCTGGGCGGGGATCGCCGCGGTGCTGGGCGCCGGCGCGGGCTCCGTGCTCGCCGGGGTGGCGCTGACGCGCCGGCCGGCGCCGGAGGGCGAGGCGCGCGACCGGGCCTGACACCGAGGGCCGGAGGGGTCCCGGCGGCCGGCCCGGCCGCTCGGACCCCTTCGGCACGTCCGGCGTGCTCCCCGCGCTACGCCAGCAGGTTCACCGCCCGTGTGAACACCCCCGGGAGCCGCTGGGCCAGCGGCACGATCCGCCGGGCCAGCCGGGGCCGCCCACGGGCCCAGAGCAGGGACCCGGTCAGCGTGCGATAGCCGCGCGAGAGGTCCCGCCAGGCCCCCTCGTACGCCTGCGGGCGCTCCTGCCGTACGCAGCGCACGAGTTCACCCGCCGCGGTCAGGGCCAGGGTGAGGCCCTCGCCGGTCAGCGCGTCGACGTACCCGGCGGCGTCCCCGACGAACAGCACCCGCCCCGCCACCCGGGTCCGCGCCCGCTGCCGCAGCGGCCCGGCCCCGCGCACCGCGCCGGCGGGGGCGTCCCGCAGCCGCTCGGCCAGCAGGGGGAACCGGGCCAGCTGGACGTCGTACGGAGCCTGCTCGGAGGTCAGTACGGCCACGCCGATGCGGCCGGCCGTCAGCGGAGTCACGTACGCCTCGCAGCGCGCCGACCAGTGCACCTCGACGAGGTCGCTCCACGCCTGCGCGTCGTAGTGGCGGCGCAGTCCGTAGCGCGCGGGCCGCCCCGGGACGGGCGGCGCCGACAGGCCGAGTCCGCGCCGAACGGGGGAGTGCAGGCCGTCCGCCGCGACCAGGTACCGGGCGGTCAGCCCGGCGGCCCAGACCCGGTGTCCGTCCTGGCGGACCTCCTCGACCCGGCGCGGGAGCACCCGTACGCCCAGCGCGGCGGCGCGCGCCGCGAGGGCGCCCTGGAGGTCGGTGCGCCGGATCCCGAGGCCGGGCTCCGCGCGGAAGAGGCCCTCCGCGTGCCGGCCGGTGGCGCCGTCGAGGTAGCGGATGCCGCGGAAGGGCCGGCCGGGCACGGTCACGCCGAGCTCGGCGAGCCTGCGTACGCCGCCCGGCATCAGGCCTTCGCCGCAGGCCTTGTCGATGGGGGTGGGGCGCGGCTCCAGGACCACGGCCTCCAGGCCGGCCAGCGCGCCGTGGATGGCGGTCGCCAGCCCGGCGGGGCCACCGCCGACGATCAGCAGGTCGATCACGACGCGGAACCGCCCCAAGGCCCGGCCCCTGATCCGGCGGAAGGCCCGGCAGCGGGTCCGGCCACGGGACCGGGCACGGATCCGGCGGCGGGCGCG
This genomic window contains:
- a CDS encoding NAD(P)/FAD-dependent oxidoreductase encodes the protein MIDLLIVGGGPAGLATAIHGALAGLEAVVLEPRPTPIDKACGEGLMPGGVRRLAELGVTVPGRPFRGIRYLDGATGRHAEGLFRAEPGLGIRRTDLQGALAARAAALGVRVLPRRVEEVRQDGHRVWAAGLTARYLVAADGLHSPVRRGLGLSAPPVPGRPARYGLRRHYDAQAWSDLVEVHWSARCEAYVTPLTAGRIGVAVLTSEQAPYDVQLARFPLLAERLRDAPAGAVRGAGPLRQRARTRVAGRVLFVGDAAGYVDALTGEGLTLALTAAGELVRCVRQERPQAYEGAWRDLSRGYRTLTGSLLWARGRPRLARRIVPLAQRLPGVFTRAVNLLA